The following nucleotide sequence is from Nitrososphaerota archaeon.
CGACATCCTCTATCTCACTAGGCACCTTAACCAAGAAGTCAACATCCGAAACTGTGTAGTCGGAGGCGAAGCCGTTCAAATCCTTGATTCCATGCTCCTTGTAGTTCCCAGTTAGACACATGTCGGATTCTCCGCTGCGGCAGTTTAAGCAGTCATCAGGACGCCTAACAGTGGGTACAACAAGATCACCTTTAGCCAATCCCATGCTTGATTTCGGAATCTCCTCGATGGTGGCGAGACATTCATGTCCCACAATCAAATCTTTGGAGCCCGGCGGAGGTGTGCCGTAGAAGCCCGCGTTGATATCAATATCGGTACGGTCAATCCCAACTCTCACCACCCTCAGCAATGCTTGAGATCCAGTTGGAACAGGTCTCTCAACATCCGCAAGCCTGACACTACCTTTCTTGCCGGGCGTGACTACAATCTCCTTCATCCTCTATATTCGAGTCCAGATGGTGCTCGCGGCTAAAATATTTTCATTAAACAAGCCGCCGTCAACGGCGCAACCGCCGGCGTTGCTTTAGGGTCAAGGATCTGCGAAGATCAATTCAATCTGTAAAGAATCGCGCATGTCCTTAGGATCCTCTCTGTTCCGTTAACGCTTAGTTATTCTGTAACCGGTAACCTTGCTAGTAGATATTAGGTGCTTGGATTGCTTTGCGCATATTGGTGTGGTGCAGGCCAGAACGGAGTTGTACTCGCTGATCATATTTTTCATGTAGATTCAGCGATTTCTTCGCATTGATAGGTAGTGTTAACGAGCTATCTATCGACTTCGATCGGTTGATTGTTTGGAATGTTTTTTGGTTAAAGGAGGCCTTTCGTGCGCCGGCGCCACTGCTGCCGTTGGCCGAGGGAGGGATATATAAAGCGAGGAAATATGCATAAGAATCCGGTTGCAGTTCTAAGATATCTTCTTGGATTGGAGCTTTGGGTTTGCAGTGCTTGTTGATCGCTTTGGTTTTGGCTGCAAGATTATCCCCAATGTTTTTGGTTGGAAAATGTGCTAGACTTGTTTTGGAGTGTTGCGGGGATTTGCAGAGCCTGTATTGCAGGTTTGTTTCTTGCTGGTAGTTTGGCTGTAGCGTTGGTGGGTCTGGTTAGGGCGGTGAACGATTATTTTTTGGTGCTTGAATACATGCGCTGGTGATTTGTCTATTCGAGGACGAGGGGGGGTTGGAAAGATATTCCTTGTATTAGTGATACTTTCTTGGTAGTTGATAGGTTTGATTTTTCGGTATCGGCGCCTTGCTGCAACTGCATTAGGATTATAAATGGCCGTGAAGCTAATTTCATGTTACAATATGAGATCATCATCTGTGTATACTCTTATCTGCCTGTTCTTGATATCGGCTATTACGGTAGCTCCTGCGTACGTCTATGCCCAAAATGCACGCGGCGATTTTGTCGCCTATTCATTCTATCTCGGTTCAAAATCGGCTTCAGGGAATCTCAAGTTGACTGTGTTGGAGAATTTTGGTAACGGGACTTTGAAAACTGAGTTGTCAGCTTCGATGAACAATACAGATCTTGCGGTAAAGCAAAATGTCGCGGAGAAAACGTTCCACTTCCCGTACGTGCCCGCTGTACCCGAGTTTACTAACCAAACAATGGAGCGAGAGAACATCACAATCATAACGAGTGTCAAAAGGATAGCTGATGAGCAAGTGCGTTTACACGGATCAACTTGGGTTTTGAATGTGTCCAAGGTAACCATCACAGCTAAAGGAACCCAGAACGAGACAAGTATGAGCGCAACTATTACTGGAGACCTAAAGGTGTTCGCGAAGTCCGGCCTCTTCTACGGCTTCAACAGCAGTGTAGAGGCGGAAGGCAACCAGACGCAGCTGTCAATCACCTTAACTGACACCAACCTCGATCTTAACGTGAAGCCGGTGTCTAACATGACCATGTTGTCTAGCGTAGGCGGTTTCGCAAGCCTAGGCATGGGATTAACATCATTCAGAGACCCCTCATCACTCAACTCGGCTTCAATGCTTAGCATTGGTGAGCGTCTCCTAGGGTCTGTCGCGTCGAGAAGCCCAGCTTCAACCGGTCCAGTCGGAACCTCAACCCCTACTTACTACTATCTTCTCATAGCTAGCTTGGTCGGAGTAGTCGCACTAGTATCCGCCCTGTCCATTAGAGGCCTTCGTAGAGGGCGAAGAACAAGCTCCTCAGAGGAGAAACCTCTTCACTGGGTTCATTGACTATCTAGATAGAGCCGCCGGCGGTCACCTGTGTCTGAGCCTGAATATCCGCTGTCAACCCAAGGTCTAGTGAAGCGTTACAGCAGCTACACCGCAGTAGGTCCAGTGTCGCTTAACATAGAAGAAGGCTGGATATTCGGCTTCCTAGGCCCGAACGGAGCCGGTAAGACCACCACAATACGAATGATACTTGGACTCATACGTCCTAACGAGGGCTCAGTGAAGATTTTAGGGGCGGATCCGTTCAAAAACCCTGAGAAGGCGCTTAGCAGCGTAGGTTACGCTGCGGAGCTCCCTAACTTCCAGACCTTCTTCACCGGCGAAGCGCTACTCGACTTTACAGGTAAGCTGCACGGTATGAGTTCATCTGCGAGGAAGAGACGTTCTAAGGATCTTATCGATATGGTTGGGCTGGGCGATCACGCTAGAAAGAAGATAGGAAAGTACAGTAAAGGGATGGTTCAAAGGCTGTCGGTCGCTCAAGCTCTGATGAACGATCCGAAGATTCTCATTATGGATGAACCTACATTAGGCATGGATCCTGCTGCTAACATCTACTTCAGAGATTTGTTCAAGAAGCTCGCAGGTGAAGGCAGAACACTGTTCATCTCTTCACATCAGCTAGACGAGGTTCAGAGGCTCTCCACTCATGTGGGGATGATTAATCGAGGGCAAATAGTCTTCCAAGGCACCACCGATAGTGTTCTCAGCGCATTTGCGAAGGAGTTCTTGATTGAGGTGGAGCTTGAGATGATGGATAGCAATGTTGTTGAGAATATCAGGAATCTTGGTTACGTAAAAAATGTCGAGGTGGCTACAGGCAAGCTCTACGTAACCCTCAACGAGAAGAAAGATCTTCGAGCCGATCTTGCTGAAGACATAATTCGAAGCGGAGGAAGGCTGCAGGGGCTATCGCTGCACAAAGCTTCACTGGAAGAAGCCTTCATCGAAACGTTAAGGAAAGGTGAGTAAATGACAGGCAGTATTCTGAGCGTTTATGCAGTAGGTCAGTATGAGTGGCGACGAGCTTTAGCTCGAAAAAAGGTCTCCATCTTAATACTCTTTACAATACTAGTCGAGGTTCTTCCCTTCGCGGTTCTCATGCTGCTACCTATCCCGAGTTTTCTCGCCAACGTAACCAAGCTGATGTGGCTGGTTGGAGTAGTAACCCCACACTCCTTTTTCCTTCAGTTCGCAGCTCTACTGATAGGTTCAGGCTCAACAGCGGAGGAGTATGAGCAGGGTACAGCCGACCTGATACTCGCAAAACCCGTTTCAAGAACATCTTACCTGCTGGGGAAGTTTCTAGGCGGCTTAACACTTTTCTCCTTCATAGCTCTGCTTACAACACTGCTGGCGGTCATCCTATCTACCAGCCTATTCGGAGCGCAACAATACGTGGAATATGCACCGATAATCTACTTCACGATAATTCTGTCTACACTAGTCTTCTACTCAATAGGGTTCGTAGCCGGAGA
It contains:
- a CDS encoding ABC transporter ATP-binding protein, with translation MSEPEYPLSTQGLVKRYSSYTAVGPVSLNIEEGWIFGFLGPNGAGKTTTIRMILGLIRPNEGSVKILGADPFKNPEKALSSVGYAAELPNFQTFFTGEALLDFTGKLHGMSSSARKRRSKDLIDMVGLGDHARKKIGKYSKGMVQRLSVAQALMNDPKILIMDEPTLGMDPAANIYFRDLFKKLAGEGRTLFISSHQLDEVQRLSTHVGMINRGQIVFQGTTDSVLSAFAKEFLIEVELEMMDSNVVENIRNLGYVKNVEVATGKLYVTLNEKKDLRADLAEDIIRSGGRLQGLSLHKASLEEAFIETLRKGE
- a CDS encoding ABC transporter permease; translated protein: MTGSILSVYAVGQYEWRRALARKKVSILILFTILVEVLPFAVLMLLPIPSFLANVTKLMWLVGVVTPHSFFLQFAALLIGSGSTAEEYEQGTADLILAKPVSRTSYLLGKFLGGLTLFSFIALLTTLLAVILSTSLFGAQQYVEYAPIIYFTIILSTLVFYSIGFVAGETLRAPGLAYLVASSTFITSLILVPFLTVASSLTGNSFYLDISRALPTWSVQNLPLMTAKTLFLGSNSIPFIFSFTPQIPGTVPEAVTGILIYTAVCVTISFIRFLKTDVTKKSVT